TAATCTGTATCAATTCTTTCaaagttaaacaattaaaaaatggactATGCAAGGCTCAAATGcaactgaaaatgaaatggctTGTTTCTTTACACAAAAGCAATTGTGAAAGATATGATGGCTCACTTCAGAATTTCAAGTTATCAAAGACGAACAATTCACAAGATAGACAAGCTCATCAGGCAGAAAATCAAAAAGCTAAATTATGAGAAGTTATTTTTGAAGAGTGCTGCCAGGCTTAATTTGCCAATTTCTTAGCAAATGAATAATTCAGACTTATctttacatttacactccgcaagccatatTACGATGCAAAGtgggcaccatcatcggtaacagtGCTCTTACAGTGTCAACAGCTCTTGCATCACATGCCGATGTTGGTAACGACTTGCATGTTGAACAATAGGAACTGAATATGACAAGTTGTCAGTATAGTGTCGAGAGGTAATGGGAGAGCTCGTTCACAATTTCCTATGATTCACAAATAAAGTTAGCTGGTATGTTGTTTTACTCGGTTAAATTTTAACTACAGTGTCACAATTTTTGGCAAAATCGAAAAGAAGACGTAAAAGTAGGTAAGTGCGACAGTGAATGTATATCTTGGGCTGTGCTACACATCAGTCTATTATGGCAGTTATATTTTCATGTGGAGATTTATTGGCTATGCCAACTGTCAACCATGCTGTCACATTTCAACCTAACCAAGGCCGCCGGCTTACCAAGGCTGCAGGCTTTGCAACAGATTAGTCTGTCATCACGTGTAGTTATTTTCAGTcacgaaaaaaatatgaaaatcaagaACCAACTGTAAAATTCATTATAaccagaaaaatgaaagttattctgTTGCTCTCCATATTGAAAACAAATGTAATCAATTTGTATCTTCTGCTGAAAGAAACCTTTATATTCAGTGATTCTCATTGGCTACCATACACTATCATTTGACTGACTGTGACCAACATCAACGAATTCTAAACATCAGTACACAACACAAGAGCCGCCAACACCATAAGTGCAGTTCACACTTTAGTGTGATCATGATACCTCCACATTTTCCTGTTGCATTCGTGAATGGTGATTGGGAAGAACAGTTGGTAAGCCTCCATATGAGGACAGATTCCTTGTATACTAGCATGATAGCCATTTTGCAAAATGGAAGAGGATAATATGTTTTGTAACTCTCTTTGGAACATAGGTTCTTGGAATATTAAGAGTAAACCTGTGTGATGATGTGCCGTGCCTCCCTTGCAGCATCTACATGAAGTTGGATGAGCATCTTCATGACACTCGCTTGCTTGCTAAATCATCCCATGGATACATTTTCAACTATAATACGGATCTTCTGTCATTGCTATTAATTCTGCCTGGTACTGGTTCCTGATAGAACAAATTGTAATCAAGTATTGGTGTTGTCGGCTACATCTTTCATAAATGAATTACATGAATGTAGTATTCCTTGATTAAATCAACCTGCCTTTTCTataattattgtggtgtttctgaaatCAGTCAATAGGGGCTCTTTCTGCCTATATATGCAGTGTGTTAAATTTAGGTTGGTCAAATGACAGTTCCTTCACTAAATGTCAACCCGGAGCAAGTTTTCTTGCATTTTGCTAAAATTTTGTGGAGTTGGTCTCTCTACGTACAAGAGCAATTAGCAAACAATGTTCTTGAGCTTCCAGTGTTATCCAACAGATCATATATGTAAATCAAGGATGGCAATGACTGTATAACTCTCTTGGGGCTTGCCCAAAATTACTCACAGCCAAAGAGTTCTCCTCATTAAGAATTACTTGCAGAGTTCTATATGCTTGGAAGCCTTCAATCATTTCCTGAAATTAGtctgatattctgcaagctctgtttTGTTCACTCGACCTTCTGGAGTCAAGGAACACAGAATCAACCTGGATGGCTTGTGGACCTCATGGATGAAAGTAGCAAACtgacatttattacagaataataatCTGCTGTGATCTCTAAACAATTTTGTTGCTTGTGGGTTTGAAATTATTTTGAGATTAGGACTAACTATTGCAGTGCAATAAATTCTTCTATGATCACGATTTACCATTGGAATCAAGTCTCATAAAAGAAAACAAATGAGTGTTTCACAAGATTAGTATTTGTGAAGTCATTATTGAGACCTACAGAGGAGATTTAAACATGTTCTATAGTTCCAAAACAGTAATATTGGCCTTTTTGGCCTGTAGCTATGCTCTTGTCAGATGATCATCCTGGAAACTAAACTGACGGATGGCTTTTTTTCAGTTGTTTGAAATGCTTCATTTCTCgagtgacctacagtaaactgctgtTAGGTGAGGAAGTTGTTTTGCATAATTTATATAAAACTTACAGGTGTCCCATGAACTCCCATAGTCTTTTCTCCATTGAgcaattttagttgattttctgttcTGTAACTCCTTGTTATTATGACATTTTGATATTTATGATGTTATTGCAAAGACAAACCATAATACAATACATCTAATTTCAGAAgatttaatttagtattttgacTTTCCTCATGTTCTCCTGTTTCAGTAACAGGGTGATCACTGACTGACTGTATAGTGACTTTGACATATTTACTAACTTTACATACTTACACATTGTGTTTCTGGAAGACATCATCTAACCATTGCAGTGTCTCCCATGTTAAGTTTTCCTCCACCTACATCTGCTCATAAAATCATATTGAGTTGAAGTCTGATCTGATCACACTTATACTCTCTGTCAGGAGACTAAACTAGACCTGAATGTGTGGCAATAAGGTGCAAACAGTCCATATATGCAAGTTGGAGAGGATTTGGCTTTTGAAAGACTTTACTAGAATGTTTTATCATGAGGGGAAAAACAAGACATTCAAATTCCCTTGTTGAATTGCTATGAGATTATGTCCCAAATTACTACCAGAAGTAACCTGAAGCTTTGTTAATGCATATCCAGATCATGACACAGTGATGCCAGAttgaaaggaataaaaaaaaatattccttcTGCAGAAACCAGGAGAACTTATTCTGTTACATCATAAACATTCCACAACATAACTTGTTCCTACCGTATGGCTGTCATTGAGACtgaataagaaaaaagaaaatgtcacAGCAAAATCTGCTAAGTTTCAAACTTCACTCTACAAAAAACATAAAACAGTGTCATACCCAACATGTGCTGCATACACCGACACTAGTATGAGATGGTGTTCTTGTCTGTAAGGAAGGTCTTTATTGTTAAtgggacattaaatcctaatctttaTTCCTTACTTTTTTTGTCTTACTGTGAATTTGGTAAACTGAGAATTCTTAATGGGACAAGTGAAAAAGGAGTGGCAAGAGATCAGTACGATTTGTTATATATTATTGTAAGCTCTGCTGGATTAACTTAGCCAACAGATATCCAGTGTGTGCGTgcacagtgaagtgaagtgaagtgaagtgaagtgaagtgaatggGAAGAAAGCAATATGTAGAGACTGGTTTGTCCACTAAAAATGAGTGAAGTATTCCTATGAAAGCAGGTAGATGGAGGTACATCTCACCTGTGCCGACATACACGAATGTCAGTTCTAATAAAGGGTGGTAATGCAGACCTATAAAAAAGAAAGTTAACATAGCTTCCAATGTAATTAATACGTACTGATTGTATAAGAGTACAGAGGCATCTGCCTTAGGTCTCCTGCTCGGATATCTAACCTGTCATTCTGTTTCCATGCACCATTTTCGACTGTACTGCCTTGGCCTGCTAGAACTATGACTAAGAAATCTGGTGTTGCTCATTGTGGGCCTAAGTGACTGTTCAAGCATCCCTATCACTTGATGAACAACACAGTAATTGTTGAGCAAAGGAAGATTTGAGAACTGAAAATAGTAATGTAAATCTTGAAATGTTATCCACAGTGTAATTTCTTGTGTCCAAAATCTTAAAAGTTATTAGGATAATACTTTATTTGGATGCCACAATAACCTGGAACAAGTAGTATTCTATACTGTCTTTCAAATGAAACTGGTTCAATAATTGATAAGACCAGTGACAATGTGACTGCATACAAGTTAGAACCAGACTGATTTATCGTAGCTTTCTGGCTATTGGTGATTAGTACAAAAGTCTGATGGACCTCTTTCGAAATGCACTGCTCATTGATATGCCTCTTGTTGCCTATCATAGTTGGTTTACTTGGCCAGTTACTTCCTTACTCCTTTTGATGCCACAGTTTCCCAGATTTCATTACTATACTTAAAGCTGAATGCTTCCTATGTAGCCAATAAAGCTATCATCAAATCCCTTCCGTTTTCATGTCATTGCAAAATTCTTCCATTTTGGTTGTTCACTTTCAGCTACCATAGGAGGGAAATGAATTGAAAAATTGTGTAACAAGGGTACGCTAGTACCTATCAATGCTATTCTGACTTTCCTTAACACATAGCATAGCTATTTACTTGCAGTCTTAAGGATTTGCTTCTGATTCAAAGCTTTGAACTTAGAAGTAGTTGAGCATTGTTCATATTGAGAGGATAATTTGTTCATCTGGTCAGATTTCATCTGGTTTGTAATTATCTGTCTGAATTAAATCACCTTTACTTGGTTAATTCTGTATggaacaaatcatcatcatcatcatcatcatctatgtaTCAAATGCCAAAACTGAGAATGGTGGAGTATGGCAGATAAATTTGAAAATGTAAAGCCATCGAGTAACAGTAGATTTCAGAGCTTTTAGAGCAGTTGTTTTAGAAAGTAAAAAATAGGAAAAACTTATTAAACATTGCATTGCCTGGTGGAAGAAGTATTTATCTGTTTCAGTAGGCATAATAAATTACTAAGCTTGCATAGTTTTGTCCTGCTGCACAATGTTCATAGAGATGTGCACCACATTGTTTCACCAATATTTGTTTCCATGTGTACAGCAGATTTAGTGCAGTAAttattcttgtttttctttgtgttgtcGCATGATAGAGCAGTCTCAACATGACACAATATTAGAGTGCGTGATTCTACTCAAAAAATTTTATGCAGTAGAGTGCCCCCTCctgcccccaccacacacacacacacacacacacacacacacacacacacacacagaatttagtGAGAGAGATTATTTGAATTCATTGTAACATATGACAGTCGTAGAAAAATACCTAATTGTGCTCAGTTGCTGTTTTCATTTGAACACTTGTCCACAGTTCCCGTTGCCCCACATGAAGCAGAAATCGGAAGTGCCGAGTAACCCTGAAGAAGAAGTGATAAAGGACTACTGGGTTGTTGAAGATATGTATTCATTTGAAAATGTGGGATTCTCAAATACAGTTTCTGGCGTCAAGTACTTGGCGTGTGCTGACTGCGAAGTGGGCCCTATTGGTTGGTACGACATTGCAGCACGCACCAGCTACGTAGCACTTTCACGTGTGTTACATGGCAATATCTCTGGCAACATCTAGTGCATATCAGTTATATTTTTTACGTCTGCTGGTGCACTCTGGTCTATGCAGTCCATTTAGTTTTTTGCAGCAATATGCCAGGCACCATTCTGTGTCTTCCTTCTTGTTATTTCTTTCATTGTAATAGCAGGTGCATACTCTGAgaaaatgttaatcattctctctcTTCAGTGAACTTCATAGCCTGTTACTTGTTAAATGTATTGTGCGAAATACAGGTTTATACTTTCATTAGAATACATTTTTGGTTCACATATCAGCTACCACAGACTGCACAAATGTGTGAGGTTTTTTGGGATAGTTTCTATGGAAACCGTTAATTGTGTGTCACGTGTTGTGTATAAGTTCTGTCAGTATCATTTGGTGCTTCCAGACATAGAAGTTTCATTTCACTCTAGAGAATAAGTGGTGGCAACAGAGACTGAGTTTGAGACATGAAATATTCCAAAGTTTGAGCTGTAATTTCTATTGTAAGATAAGATTAACTTGTGTAAGACATTGTGGGCATGTGAAATGTAAACAGACTGATCTAATACATTAACCTGTTGACTGCTTGAgttattatttgttttcatttttacaaCTGCTGAAATACttagtaatattttattaaaatattcgTAACAGTAAAGCTCAGTCTAATTTGCTTTAagaattttattattcattatttgctTGATTGTGATGGCGAAAGTTCATATTTTGTGATCCACCGGCAAAGGTTTCTGCATCAGTGCCGTTGGACTGCACCTATATTTGCTTGTCACAGAAGTAAATGGTAATgtaaagctaatgtaaaatgttataaaaacCATATTGATTTACATTATTCTCAAATCCTGCACAATTTTGCACACAGAACGTATACTAGAGTAAAATATGAAATAATTGAATAAAATCTTAGATGCTGCATCTCCATAACTTCAGGGCTAATATCTTACTGTTCATCAATTACATGTGTGTTTTTTCTGTAAATTAATGTTCATTATGATGCTGTCTCAGGTTGGTCTGATAACATAGGTGTTGCTTTCGTGTATGTTATTAGTGAAACATGGTTTACTTGAAGTTTTTGGTTGTTATAAATATTATCCAGTGTGTTTTACGTTTCTCACACTTAAAAGCAGTATGCTCATTGTGCATGGTAGAAACACTGccaatgtgaaattaatttttgtttttccgCACTGCTGTCAGTCATCATTCATTCTCAGATATTTTAAGAGTTTTATGTTGGAAAATTAGAATCCTGAGGTTATTACTGAGTTTATTACTGTTGTGATATTATTACCGAAGATTATGCATGCATTTTTGATAATTAATGCACATTGCCAAGCTGTTCTGCAGCAAGTGTGAACTATTACTTGTGATTTGTAATTATATGTTGTATATGTGCacacatttttaaatgaaaataattatgtttaaagttcCTAATGTAAGTGGTTCCTCAGTGTTTTCACTAGAGAAAATATGGATGCTGAGTGAATCATACTGTTACATAATAGACTTTATGTGAAGCTGATTTGTCTAACAGAACCAGTGTATTTTCTTCCTTAAAGTAGCAATTCCATAATGGAGAGTAAAGCTATTGTGTATATTATTATACAGAACTATTGACTTCGTTAGTTGAAGTCATATCTTTTTGAGGGTACTGCTAGCGAATAATACATTGTTCATTTAGGCTATTGCCATTTATCAGAAGTGTCCTTCAAAAATTATATCATCTTTCATGTATCAGATGTGCCTGATGATTGTTGGACACATACCATATGCATTTGAattaatcataatttaaaaaatatggttTTATATGACCAGACAAGAGAACAAGACAGGATGAAACAAGTCTACATTGACATTAGTACGTATGCGATCAAGGCCCTTAGTTACCTGCGGacattagttttttttatttttcagcagtTGGTACTCATAACTTCAGCTTTTCTTTGTTGTCTTGGTTTCATTTTGTGTCAGGATATGCTACATTGGATATTACAGTTCCCAGTTACCATTGCAAGTGACTGGGAGGTGACAACACCACATAGCTGCTTTGCTTCAACAGTCCTCCTAAATGTGGGCTTGCATGTTACAATAAAGAAAGCATATAATTTAGATTCTTAATTCATTCGATTACCTGCTGGTATTCAAAGATTATTAAGTTGTTTTCTGTTATGACTGGTAACACAGATTTGATATATGCAAGACACTTGTGTTTGCACATTAAGTAGTTACATGTTAAAAATTTCACTCCgtctcagcccccccccctctgccccccccccaacacacacacacacacacacacacacacacacacacacacacacacacacacacacacacacacacaccttccttcAACATTTGGAGGGATATGGAAGGGCAtatgagcaccaatactgccagatatAGAAAGGCACTATAGTTGAATAAGCATCATTTTGATCTATTTGGTGACTTGTATATAATGATAGAAAAGCAAGGAATAGTGTGCCCAAATTTTGGAATGATCAGGTGTGACTTGACTACACTTTCATCTTGTCTTCTTTGTTGAAAATGTAACTGGTTTGCTTCCATGTGAAATATTCCATTTTTTAATTACAGTGGTGAGATTTTACATAAATCATTAATTAAAAGTTGTCATCTGTATAGTTGCTTCTCACATGAGATGCAGTGAAGTGTTAGTCCACTTCTTGACTGTCTTATGCATCGAATTTTCATTTCATGGTATCTTTTGTCTGGTTCTAGACCCTAAAGATAAGCATTTTCTAATCCACTGCCAAAACAACAACAGGAGCATAGGGCAGTCTCCTATACTACGAGGGAAAagtaaattaataatatatttatgaaaataaaatgttgtttcAGAGTAAGGATGACGGTGGAAAATGTTCAGTGAAAGCTTAAGATTCAGTGTCTGTTTTATGTTCTGTTCTGCTCTGATTCTCCTGCTTCAGGTTGTTAAGTGGTAAGTAGGATTTCCTCTCTTATGTCAttgatataaatttttaattttgtgccAGTAGTTCATCCTCTGAGGTAACCCTCACTGCTACCTACTATTAAACAGAGGAATGTTGTTTAAATGAAGCGCCATTAATGTTAAAGTGTCAATTGTATAGTTTTTACATTATTTCAGCATTACTACTTGCCGAAAAACATGACATTTTTATCTCAGCTGCCTCTGTGCAACACGTGTAAGTTGGTTTTGAACAGTAGGCACAAACTGCTTGAGACTGTTGCCAATAGAAGGTGTAACACACGCATGTGTGAAGGCAAGGTTTCCATGCTAGACACCTGTTAGTCATACCAAGCGACTTGGGGTGGAGTTTATTCTAGTGGGTAGCATGGTGGTTGTGCTGCTCTGTTGGAGTAGGATGTGGGCTGGAGCACTAGTGTACAGCAGGAAGTTCTTTCCATGGGACACATTGTCTTCCTGTCTTCAAGTGGAGCTATGCCTCATTTGGTATTTGGGATGAATGGCAGTCAAATAACACACGAGACATAGTGAACAATACTGCCACCAATATGGGAAACACTGTCACTCTTTGGCTGATAATAAAACTTGACAGTTATGGGGCTGTACTGTACAGAGTTAGTCATTCCTTGCATTCTTTGGATCGCTTCTTCGAGGAATACCTTCTGGGATGTGGGAATTTACATTAACAAAGTGAAACAGCTGTTGAAAACAGCTTTAACAGCTGTCAATTAACTGCTACGTACTGTTGTGCTAATTCGAGCTATACTGAGCATAGTGAAACAACAAGAAAGCAACTACTTTGATACCTGCAGGTTGTCTCCAATTGCCAGTTTAATATCTGCATGGTGACAATTACATTTATCACAAGTAGTTACCTTTGTTTCGCAAAACAGAAGTCAGTTTGCAAAGCGTATTGCTATTGTCATGCAGCTAACAGGAATTTTCAATCCTAGATAATTTGTGAAAGGGTTGATCTTGGCCATCAGCATATAAACCATACATCACCAGAAACACCCTTTTCATTAGACGTTACTGTTTTTTACCCACTCGGAGAGAGCCTCCAGTAGTTTGGCACCATTGTTAAAAATCACCCTTTATTTCATTAGTCTCTTTCGTTATTATAAATGTACTGTCAATTTTACCTATCTAAGTAGCAACTATAAAACTAGAAAATGAAATATACAGTTTTGACAATGAGTTGTAATTGAACTTATTTTGCAGTGTGTGGTAAATTTGCTTCTATTTGTATGTCAACATTAGTCAGTAGCAAACAATGTTCAAACACTGTTAGAAAATAAGTGAAGCTTTATGTTTGTCCACAGAACCTGTGAACACATTAGCTGATGTTGTAAGACCTAAATCACTGTTCTCCCACTTATACACAGGTAAACTTTGTAGAGTCTGGCATCTAGAAATACTTATTGTTTTATTCTGTCTGTCTCAAGTCTTGTGCAAAACTGTTCCTTTCCATAGCAGTACAGAGTAATTGTACATATGCATCGTTTATTCCATGATTGTGTAATTCACTCATCACTTATTTCGTTATATAAAGACATTACATATTgtcgtctacatttttctaaacactACAATTAGAATTTCTGTGCTAGTGTTGTTAACGTTTCTTCAGTCATTTTATGTGAGTCAGTATTTCAATCTTTGTAGTTTCTCATTAGAATGTTATGTTTATTCAAACTTTTACAAGCTTCTTGAGAAAGTTTACTGCCTTATAACTGTAGGAATGACATTTAGTAAATATTTAACTGCTTTGTGTCCTTCAGCATTTTTCTAAATGTGATCACCTACAGTGTGCAGCCTCAAGCACTGGAATTCAGCtctgaggcagggaagtgcactcaCCGCCAATATGGGACCACTTGGGTCGAGCCTTCACTGCAGCTTTCGCTTTTCTACGTGATATAAATATCTAGAATATTAATTGTTTGATACCCTGAGTCTTTCAGgcattgaataaaattatttttgaagcaaATATTTCCTCTTTTTAGTGTCAAATATTGCAATTGTTAAATATTGTAACTTTAGACTTGGAGTGTGACTAAATTAATAGATATTGTAAATAACTGAATGgacaatattttgttacattttctgagAACTCTGTCTATTATGTGTTTCATCACAAAAATGAAAGGGAGAAGGAAACTGCTCTGTAGTTTGAGAGAAAAATAATCTTTATCATTAACATGTTGGGAAGTTGTAAGGCCAGCAGATCTGCACTaaaaaaaatcagaagttaaatttttgtaaagtAAAGGCTTTTTAATAACTCTGTAGAAGTGTTCCTTATCCCACTTTTAGTAAAGCAGTATCTAATGAGAAATTGCAGAAAGATATCACGGTGATTCAGTCAAGCCTCAGTAGGGCAGTCAACAGTAGAAAATTCACACATCTCGTGGCAAAAAAATCTAATTGAGATATAGTATGTGTTACTGAAATGGTTTATTTGTAGCTGTGTCAGTTTAAAGCAGTTCAAAAACATGTCTTACGTTGCTGGTCATATTAATGAAACTGTAGCATTACTTTCTAGTTTCAAATCTATTTTGTTTCTCTGCCAGGCGCACAGATTTTAGCATCAGAACTAAAATTTGCTTTCCTGGCACTACCATTGTTTTGAACCAGTTATTTCTCTCTCAACATGGTGAATTTATTCAGTAGCAGCttcatattttcatttctgcaataCCATACATGTTACTTATTGTTGTATTTGCTAAGTTGTGAAGAGTTTTTAGAAATTTCAGATTGATTGTCTGTTGTTGTGGATACGTAGAGTTATTCGCTGTCATACCTGTCCAAACActtaaaattttgattaatagAATTTTATGTGGTACTTTGTGTTTT
This portion of the Schistocerca nitens isolate TAMUIC-IGC-003100 chromosome 7, iqSchNite1.1, whole genome shotgun sequence genome encodes:
- the LOC126195448 gene encoding guanine nucleotide exchange factor MSS4, which codes for MASGNLTTHPKIATTFPLQEEIENGRNRHVVRCQRCPSKILNPGMGVYKQVEFPLPHMKQKSEVPSNPEEEVIKDYWVVEDMYSFENVGFSNTVSGVKYLACADCEVGPIGWYDIAARTSYVALSRVLHGNISGNI